A single window of Archangium gephyra DNA harbors:
- a CDS encoding YfbK domain-containing protein → MRHHAGRIWMMGRVSPLSEVAPTMKHALRSALCCVLLLLSAPALADSVIIGTVMTTDTRKPIADVVVTATSPNLMGEQVVVTDAEGNYRIPQLPPGVYSLRFDKESYRPFLRGGIQVRLDRTVRVNVQMLPESFAEEMIVVTGNPSPPLDFGAIGRSISDFFGGGRKNTSPPPPPPPPPSSNPTPAPPPPPERTATLPQNPFSDMYFQSYGVNPTIDTEEERFSTFSVDVDRASYALARGYLERGAMPDEQAVRVEEFVNSFDYGYKADPEAPFSVHVEGFPSPSRKGYHVVHIGLKARDVSREERKPAHLVFVIDVSGSMNIENRLGLVKRALKLLVEELDERDRVSIAVYGSTARPVLGPTSAVEKHKLFAAIDGLHSDGATNAQAGIELGYAIASEHLIQGGINRVILCSDGVANNGITDADGIWERVRAQAAKGITLTTVGFGMGNYNDVLMERLAQVGEGNYSYVDQLEEARRIFVQNLTGTLQVVAKDVKLQLEFDRKAVARYRLVGYENRVLTKEQFADDRVDAGEVGAGHSVTAIYEVKLREPAEAFATLRIRYKAPEGGDSKELEKHLPSSILRPAYGRTAPPTRLSYVAAAFAEKLRGSYWVRTLSWPQLVSLWEELDEPLRDRPDVRELGSLIRKAHGLDRRTDRFEQLAPVVSMDFDRVPVIK, encoded by the coding sequence ATGCGGCACCATGCGGGCCGCATCTGGATGATGGGTCGTGTCTCCCCGTTGTCCGAGGTGGCTCCGACGATGAAGCACGCCCTGAGAAGTGCCCTCTGCTGTGTCCTGCTGCTGCTCTCCGCGCCGGCCCTCGCCGATAGCGTCATCATCGGCACGGTCATGACCACCGACACCAGGAAGCCCATCGCGGATGTGGTGGTCACCGCGACCTCCCCCAACCTCATGGGCGAGCAGGTCGTGGTGACAGACGCCGAGGGCAACTACCGCATCCCCCAACTGCCACCGGGCGTCTACAGCCTGCGGTTCGACAAGGAGTCGTACCGCCCGTTCCTCCGTGGGGGCATCCAGGTGCGCCTGGATCGCACCGTCCGCGTGAACGTGCAGATGCTGCCCGAGAGCTTCGCCGAGGAGATGATCGTGGTGACGGGCAACCCTTCGCCTCCCCTCGACTTCGGCGCCATCGGCCGGAGCATCAGCGACTTCTTCGGAGGAGGCCGCAAGAACACCAGCCCGCCGCCTCCTCCCCCGCCTCCCCCTTCCTCCAACCCCACCCCGGCGCCTCCGCCGCCGCCCGAGCGCACCGCGACGCTGCCCCAGAACCCCTTCTCGGACATGTACTTCCAGAGCTACGGGGTGAACCCGACCATCGACACCGAGGAGGAGCGCTTCTCCACCTTCTCCGTGGACGTGGACCGGGCCTCCTATGCGCTGGCGCGCGGCTACCTGGAGCGGGGGGCGATGCCCGACGAGCAGGCGGTGCGGGTGGAGGAGTTCGTCAACAGCTTCGACTATGGCTACAAGGCGGACCCCGAGGCCCCCTTCAGCGTGCACGTGGAGGGCTTCCCCTCGCCCAGCCGCAAGGGCTACCACGTGGTGCACATCGGGCTGAAGGCGCGTGATGTGAGCCGGGAGGAGCGCAAGCCCGCCCACCTCGTCTTCGTCATCGACGTGTCCGGCTCCATGAACATCGAGAACCGGCTCGGGCTGGTGAAGCGGGCGCTGAAGCTGCTGGTGGAGGAGCTCGATGAGCGCGACCGGGTCTCCATCGCCGTCTACGGCTCGACGGCGCGCCCGGTGCTCGGCCCCACGAGCGCCGTGGAGAAGCACAAGCTGTTCGCCGCCATCGACGGGCTCCACTCCGACGGCGCCACCAACGCCCAGGCCGGCATCGAGCTGGGTTACGCCATCGCCTCGGAGCACCTGATCCAGGGTGGCATCAACCGCGTCATCCTGTGCTCGGACGGCGTGGCCAACAACGGCATCACCGACGCGGACGGCATCTGGGAGCGGGTGCGCGCGCAGGCCGCGAAGGGCATCACCCTGACCACCGTGGGCTTCGGCATGGGCAACTACAATGACGTGCTGATGGAGCGGCTGGCGCAGGTGGGCGAGGGCAACTACTCGTATGTGGACCAGCTGGAGGAGGCGCGGCGCATCTTCGTGCAGAACCTCACCGGCACGCTCCAGGTGGTGGCCAAGGACGTGAAGCTGCAGCTCGAGTTCGACCGCAAGGCGGTGGCCCGCTACCGGCTGGTGGGCTACGAGAACCGGGTGCTCACCAAGGAGCAGTTCGCCGATGACCGGGTGGACGCGGGCGAGGTGGGCGCGGGCCACAGCGTCACCGCCATCTACGAGGTGAAGCTGCGCGAGCCCGCCGAGGCCTTCGCCACGCTGCGCATCCGGTACAAGGCGCCGGAAGGGGGCGACTCGAAGGAGCTGGAGAAGCACCTGCCCTCGAGCATCCTGCGGCCCGCCTATGGCCGCACCGCGCCCCCCACGCGCCTGTCCTACGTGGCGGCCGCCTTCGCCGAGAAGCTGCGCGGCTCCTACTGGGTCCGCACGCTCTCCTGGCCGCAGCTCGTCTCGCTGTGGGAGGAGCTGGACGAGCCCCTGCGTGACCGGCCGGACGTCCGGGAGCTGGGCTCGCTCATCCGCAAGGCCCACGGGCTGGACCGGCGCACGGATCGCTTCGAGCAGCTCGCTCCCGTGGTCTCCATGGACTTCGACCGCGTGCCGGTCATCAAGTAG
- a CDS encoding Ig-like domain-containing protein codes for MNTNESVRARAARATWAAVCAVLLLAVTAHASSPNPAEANQGQDLPVIATVPVDEAVKVRPDTAVTFQLDTGAPEYRAFRQQLENGRFALQVEDGSSAQLFLGAGRSKGAGKQQASAGEATFDAQTGTVSTPALSLHRYTTYTVTLAVKAAYEALLHGQPLPGNDSVSIAFITGSALREPTRYALTWTGDLSPRVTGKGRLFVSAIDDYGNAASGAHVTVRLTESGSRLASSAQATPAQATLPASGSVSFDITNTEAESVQVDFQASGAYPENAWSRSLPLRFRPGLPARALLADMPTQAPVATYLLVQGSVVDVYGNAVEDGTAISVGGETVTTQDGAFSVRQLLPTLVSEHTVQVRMGFTVLGSAVIRLLPGAPLNIRDLMAPSSMVVGSRFNVCGQVTDAYGNLVADDTAVTVNGEATTTKTGAFCAPLTAPTKTGPFTLTIRTGAVTVSQTVQARSGPAAVINDVTVPASVTVGSGFNVCGAVADTYGNAVTDGTAVTVGGVATTTKTGAFCAQVTAPTRPGTLDIGIQTGTLSLSKSTQVFSGAPAVINNVTAPASAVAASRFNVCGAVADTYGNAVTDGTAVTVGGVATTTRTGSFCAQVTAPTKAGAFTVVIQSGTVSLSRSIQVSGGPVAVITDISVPATVETNATLQACATAKDAHGNTVADGSLAYVQGGVGSPGYVTTSTLAGRFCGQLKAPSYTASFFIQFIVYDAAYNSVTASAVSRAVAPPPANISVSISPVGGDFPADGYSTATLTATVTDKNGKAVEDNLLGTWTTSLGTVTANTSHTSGGKVSAVVRSSTPGTAAVTVTVGSVSRTVYVTFVAVSSTGVAYVSNVTYSQSYSCYGVDNSYRNFGYGNYFRARQGCALTISGMAYTSSGAPARNAILTVRLSVDGGGTSTLSAYTDTSGRFTSSPSVAYGYGSRTYSYYTYDVYGYYRRVTDYWDWGNVSITSSSGQSVFTGKVYAVYYSSSY; via the coding sequence ATGAACACCAATGAGTCGGTGCGCGCCCGGGCGGCGCGTGCCACGTGGGCAGCCGTCTGTGCCGTGCTGCTGCTGGCAGTGACGGCCCACGCATCGAGCCCGAATCCGGCTGAAGCCAACCAGGGCCAGGACCTGCCTGTCATTGCCACCGTGCCGGTGGACGAGGCGGTGAAGGTGCGGCCCGACACCGCCGTCACCTTCCAGCTCGACACCGGCGCGCCGGAGTACCGGGCGTTCCGCCAGCAGCTGGAGAACGGGCGCTTCGCCCTCCAGGTGGAGGATGGAAGCTCCGCACAGCTCTTCCTGGGCGCGGGGCGCTCCAAAGGCGCGGGCAAGCAGCAGGCGTCAGCGGGTGAGGCCACGTTCGATGCCCAGACGGGCACCGTGTCCACGCCGGCCCTGAGCCTGCACCGCTACACCACGTACACGGTGACGCTGGCGGTCAAGGCGGCCTACGAGGCGCTGCTGCACGGCCAGCCGCTGCCGGGCAATGACTCCGTCTCCATCGCCTTCATCACCGGCTCGGCGCTCCGCGAGCCCACGCGCTACGCGCTCACCTGGACGGGCGACCTCTCGCCGCGCGTGACCGGCAAGGGGCGGCTGTTCGTGTCCGCCATCGACGATTATGGCAACGCGGCCTCCGGTGCCCACGTGACGGTGCGGCTGACCGAGAGCGGCTCGCGGCTGGCCTCCAGCGCGCAGGCCACCCCGGCGCAGGCCACTCTCCCGGCGAGCGGCTCGGTCTCCTTCGACATCACCAACACCGAGGCCGAGAGCGTGCAGGTGGATTTCCAGGCCTCGGGCGCCTACCCCGAGAACGCGTGGAGTCGCTCGCTCCCGCTGCGCTTCCGGCCGGGACTGCCCGCCAGGGCGTTGCTGGCCGACATGCCCACGCAGGCCCCGGTGGCCACGTATCTCCTGGTGCAGGGGAGCGTGGTGGACGTGTACGGCAACGCGGTGGAGGACGGTACGGCCATCTCCGTCGGCGGGGAGACCGTCACCACCCAGGACGGTGCCTTCAGTGTCAGGCAGCTCCTGCCCACCCTCGTCTCCGAGCACACCGTGCAGGTGCGCATGGGCTTCACGGTGCTCGGCTCGGCCGTCATCCGCCTGCTGCCGGGCGCGCCGTTGAACATCCGCGACCTGATGGCCCCGTCCTCGATGGTCGTGGGGAGCCGCTTCAACGTCTGCGGCCAGGTGACGGATGCGTACGGCAACCTCGTGGCCGACGACACGGCGGTGACTGTCAATGGTGAAGCCACCACCACGAAGACCGGCGCGTTCTGCGCGCCGCTGACCGCGCCGACGAAGACCGGCCCCTTCACCCTCACCATCCGTACGGGCGCCGTCACCGTCTCGCAGACCGTCCAGGCGCGGAGTGGGCCGGCGGCGGTCATCAACGACGTGACCGTCCCGGCCTCGGTGACCGTGGGGAGCGGCTTCAACGTCTGCGGCGCGGTGGCCGACACGTATGGCAACGCGGTGACCGACGGCACGGCGGTAACGGTGGGCGGCGTGGCCACCACCACGAAGACCGGTGCCTTCTGTGCGCAGGTGACGGCGCCCACCCGGCCCGGCACCCTCGACATCGGCATCCAGACCGGCACCCTCTCCCTGTCGAAGTCCACCCAGGTGTTCAGCGGGGCCCCGGCGGTCATCAACAACGTGACCGCCCCGGCCTCGGCGGTCGCGGCGAGCCGCTTCAACGTCTGCGGCGCGGTGGCCGACACGTATGGCAACGCGGTGACCGACGGCACGGCGGTGACGGTGGGCGGCGTGGCCACCACCACAAGGACCGGCTCCTTCTGTGCGCAGGTGACCGCCCCCACGAAGGCGGGCGCCTTCACGGTGGTCATCCAGTCCGGCACCGTGTCCCTCTCCCGGTCCATCCAGGTGAGCGGCGGGCCAGTGGCGGTCATCACCGACATCTCGGTTCCGGCCACCGTGGAGACCAACGCCACCTTGCAGGCCTGCGCCACGGCGAAGGACGCCCATGGCAACACCGTGGCCGATGGCTCGCTGGCCTACGTGCAGGGCGGTGTGGGCAGCCCCGGGTACGTCACCACGAGCACCCTGGCGGGCCGGTTCTGCGGGCAGCTGAAGGCCCCCAGCTATACCGCCTCGTTCTTCATCCAGTTCATCGTCTACGACGCGGCGTACAACAGCGTGACGGCCTCGGCGGTGTCGCGCGCCGTCGCGCCGCCGCCGGCCAACATCTCGGTGTCGATCAGCCCCGTGGGCGGTGACTTCCCTGCGGATGGCTACTCCACGGCGACCCTCACCGCCACCGTGACGGACAAGAACGGCAAGGCCGTGGAGGACAACCTGCTCGGCACGTGGACCACCAGCCTGGGCACCGTGACGGCCAACACCAGCCACACCTCGGGAGGCAAGGTGTCCGCCGTGGTGCGCTCCAGCACGCCGGGCACGGCCGCCGTCACCGTGACGGTCGGCTCCGTGTCCCGCACCGTCTACGTGACCTTCGTCGCGGTGAGCTCCACCGGCGTCGCGTACGTCTCCAACGTCACCTACTCGCAGTCGTACTCGTGCTACGGCGTCGACAACAGCTACCGGAACTTCGGTTACGGCAACTACTTCCGTGCGAGGCAGGGTTGCGCGCTCACCATCTCCGGGATGGCCTACACCAGCAGCGGTGCGCCCGCTCGCAATGCCATCCTCACCGTGAGGCTGAGCGTCGATGGGGGAGGCACCTCGACCCTCTCCGCGTACACGGACACCTCCGGGCGGTTCACCTCCAGCCCCTCCGTGGCCTATGGCTACGGGAGCCGCACCTACTCGTATTACACGTACGACGTCTACGGGTACTACCGCCGGGTGACCGACTACTGGGATTGGGGCAACGTGAGCATCACTTCGAGCAGCGGGCAGTCGGTGTTCACGGGCAAGGTCTACGCCGTCTACTACAGCAGCTCCTACTGA
- a CDS encoding sensor histidine kinase produces the protein MFRRLLPTLSALVLGLAGLGWGLWQLQRIFATEREDARASLHSRREALEQYALVSLSQTLREKLEEARPALELAAADPLAPAGGLYLRERGEQLLPRLALHDVGEDSPAQERYMRLRAGKEPPEDKEDPWTERLALMRTLERALERRDARAVTDALVAFLQHRVRYVIASTRDVPGFLVVLESLAERAVPERPLMQSLLHHGMEDNQGHRMEGLQRLLLLKRSRFTRPDFYFLHERVVELSRRTGTPVIDFEARTAELSATPLPLPESLPGPVLVRSGWYLEPKDKDHVRGVAVTPAALLDILTREMRERGLLGPEGHVRLLGTEEVLPLANLPLGVETPLWEREEAALEQRYRLKTGMVVLCAGLALTIAGLAFVAQHRKYRFLELKSDFVATVSHELRTPLASIRLLAETLEWRLAQGAETKDYPARIIHEADGLGFLVENLLSFNRIDKGRWVPHLSLVRLDELVATLRRDLEAWARVPVELTADVGERELLADPQLMRLLLANLARNACAYNTRNPVCLRVEALADGRVRFSDNGVGIPEAEWERIFGEFYRLRGQGREVPGSGLGLALCRRILRLHGGEIRVAASSPEGTTFELTFPERR, from the coding sequence ATGTTCCGCAGGCTGCTGCCCACCCTCTCCGCACTCGTGCTCGGCCTGGCCGGGCTCGGGTGGGGTCTGTGGCAGCTCCAGCGCATCTTCGCCACCGAGCGCGAGGATGCCCGGGCCTCGCTCCACTCCCGGCGCGAGGCCCTCGAGCAGTACGCCCTCGTCTCCCTGAGCCAGACGCTGAGGGAGAAGCTGGAGGAGGCCCGGCCCGCGTTGGAGCTCGCCGCGGCCGACCCGCTCGCCCCCGCCGGAGGGCTCTACCTGCGCGAGCGGGGGGAGCAACTGCTGCCCCGGCTGGCCCTCCATGACGTGGGAGAGGACTCCCCCGCCCAGGAGCGGTACATGCGGCTGCGCGCGGGCAAGGAGCCCCCCGAGGACAAGGAGGACCCCTGGACGGAGCGGCTCGCGCTGATGCGCACCCTGGAGCGGGCGCTCGAACGCCGGGATGCGCGGGCCGTGACCGATGCGCTCGTGGCCTTCCTCCAGCACCGCGTCCGGTACGTGATCGCCTCGACACGGGACGTGCCCGGCTTCCTGGTGGTGCTGGAGTCCCTCGCGGAGCGGGCGGTCCCGGAGCGCCCCCTCATGCAGTCGCTGTTGCACCATGGGATGGAGGACAACCAGGGCCACCGGATGGAGGGATTGCAACGGCTGTTGCTCCTCAAGCGCTCGCGCTTCACCCGCCCCGACTTCTACTTCCTGCATGAGCGCGTGGTGGAGCTGTCCCGGCGGACGGGGACGCCGGTGATCGACTTCGAGGCACGCACCGCGGAGCTGTCGGCCACTCCCCTGCCCCTGCCCGAGTCCCTTCCGGGTCCGGTGCTGGTGCGCTCCGGCTGGTACCTGGAGCCCAAGGACAAGGACCATGTGCGGGGCGTGGCGGTGACACCCGCGGCGCTGCTGGACATCCTCACCCGGGAGATGCGCGAACGCGGGCTGCTCGGCCCCGAGGGACATGTGCGGCTGCTCGGGACGGAGGAGGTGCTGCCGCTGGCGAACCTGCCCCTGGGGGTGGAGACGCCGCTGTGGGAGCGGGAGGAAGCGGCACTGGAGCAACGCTACCGGTTGAAGACGGGCATGGTGGTGCTGTGCGCGGGGCTGGCGCTGACCATCGCCGGGCTCGCCTTCGTGGCGCAGCACCGCAAGTACCGCTTCCTGGAGCTCAAGAGCGACTTCGTGGCCACCGTGTCGCACGAGCTGCGCACGCCGCTGGCCTCCATCCGGCTGCTGGCCGAGACGCTCGAGTGGCGGCTGGCGCAGGGGGCCGAGACGAAGGACTACCCCGCGCGCATCATCCACGAAGCGGACGGGCTGGGATTCCTGGTGGAGAACCTGCTGTCGTTCAACCGGATCGACAAGGGCCGGTGGGTGCCGCACCTGTCCTTGGTGCGGCTGGACGAGCTGGTGGCCACGCTGCGGAGGGACCTGGAGGCCTGGGCGCGGGTGCCGGTGGAGCTGACGGCCGACGTGGGCGAGCGCGAGCTGCTCGCGGACCCGCAGTTGATGCGGCTGCTGCTGGCGAACCTGGCGCGCAACGCGTGTGCCTACAACACGCGCAACCCGGTGTGCCTGCGCGTGGAGGCGCTCGCGGACGGACGGGTGCGCTTCTCGGACAACGGCGTGGGCATCCCCGAGGCCGAGTGGGAACGCATCTTCGGCGAGTTCTACCGGCTGCGCGGACAAGGGCGGGAGGTGCCCGGCAGCGGGCTCGGCCTGGCGCTGTGCCGGCGCATCCTGCGGCTGCACGGGGGAGAAATCCGCGTGGCGGCCTCCAGTCCCGAGGGAACCACCTTCGAGCTCACCTTTCCGGAGAGGCGCTGA
- a CDS encoding HlyD family secretion protein encodes MDIPKKPKNRRKPWLLAGLGALVLLGVTVGLSQLRAAAPSVERGTVWLDTVKRGPMLRQVKGTGTLVPEHIRWLTADTAGRVERIHVRPGTPVEPGTLLLELSNPDVQLQALEAERQLASAEAELISLRTNLETQRISQAAALATLETETTNAESQAQATVALMDRSFVPKLEVQQVKGKAGEMATRLTLERQRLAVLQSSTREQLAAQQGQIERLKAVARFRRNQVESMQVKAGEGGVLSELPLELGQWVTPGTVLAKVVKPERLKAELRIAETQARDIVVGQRAEVDTRNGIVEGTVARIAPAASQGTVRVEVMLTGELPKGARPDLTVEGTVELERLGEVLSMGRPAGAQPNATVSLFKLVPGSDEAVRVPVQLGRGSVNSIEVVQGLAEGDQVVLSDMTAWDAVERVRLQ; translated from the coding sequence GTGGACATTCCCAAGAAACCCAAGAATCGGCGCAAGCCCTGGCTCCTCGCGGGCCTCGGTGCGCTCGTGCTCCTCGGCGTGACGGTGGGCCTCTCCCAGCTCCGCGCCGCCGCGCCGTCGGTGGAGCGCGGCACGGTGTGGCTCGACACGGTGAAGCGCGGGCCGATGCTCCGCCAGGTCAAGGGCACGGGCACGCTGGTGCCCGAGCACATCCGCTGGCTCACCGCCGACACCGCGGGCCGCGTCGAGCGCATCCACGTGCGGCCCGGTACGCCCGTGGAGCCCGGCACGCTGCTGCTCGAGCTGTCCAACCCGGACGTCCAGCTGCAGGCCCTGGAGGCCGAGCGCCAGCTGGCCAGCGCCGAGGCCGAGCTCATCTCCCTGCGCACCAACCTGGAGACGCAGCGCATCTCCCAGGCGGCCGCCCTCGCCACGCTGGAGACGGAGACCACCAACGCCGAGAGCCAGGCCCAGGCCACCGTGGCGCTGATGGATCGCTCCTTCGTGCCGAAGCTGGAAGTCCAGCAGGTGAAGGGCAAGGCGGGAGAGATGGCCACGCGGCTCACCCTGGAGCGTCAGCGGCTGGCGGTGTTGCAGTCCAGCACGCGCGAGCAGCTCGCGGCGCAGCAGGGGCAGATCGAGCGGCTGAAGGCGGTGGCGCGCTTCCGGCGCAACCAGGTGGAGTCCATGCAGGTGAAGGCGGGGGAGGGCGGGGTGCTGTCGGAGCTGCCGCTGGAGCTGGGGCAATGGGTGACGCCGGGCACCGTACTGGCCAAGGTGGTGAAGCCCGAGCGGTTGAAGGCGGAGCTGCGCATCGCGGAGACGCAGGCGCGGGACATCGTGGTGGGCCAGCGCGCGGAGGTGGACACGCGCAACGGCATCGTCGAGGGCACGGTGGCGCGCATCGCTCCGGCGGCCAGCCAGGGCACGGTGCGTGTGGAGGTGATGCTCACGGGCGAGCTGCCCAAGGGCGCGCGGCCGGATCTCACCGTGGAGGGCACGGTGGAGCTGGAGCGGCTGGGGGAGGTGCTGTCCATGGGCCGGCCGGCGGGCGCGCAGCCCAACGCCACGGTGTCGCTCTTCAAGCTGGTGCCGGGCAGTGACGAGGCGGTGAGGGTTCCGGTGCAGCTCGGCCGGGGCTCGGTGAATTCCATCGAGGTCGTCCAGGGCCTCGCCGAGGGAGACCAGGTGGTGCTCTCGGACATGACCGCGTGGGACGCGGTGGAGCGGGTGAGGCTGCAATGA
- a CDS encoding FAD-dependent monooxygenase: MKDVIEVAVVGGGPTGLMLACELALAGIAVRVFERRDEPVQQSRALTLHPRSLEVLALRGWEGPFLERGRPLPTGHFGMLDTRLDFSVLDTAFKFTLFISQAVTETLLEERARVLGVDLRRGYEVRELRQDDEGVDLAGSASGQAFRCRARYVVGADGARSLVRQLAGIGFVGTDTSVTAMLGDVVLSEPPSRPAFSTINTRGGIMIVPLGSGIHRVILFDPERMQVPVKESVTLDELRRSVTRICGTDLGMRDPQWLSRFGNETRIAETYKAGRVLLAGDAAHIHFPAGGQGLNVGLQDAMNLGWKLAGVLRDRAPLSLLESYHRERYPVGHALTRNTEAQTALMACSPSVLALRDLLSGFLKDPALNRSLAERLGAMDVVYPDLEVPAPRFEGGLVTALTGKRLPDLELKPLDGAARRLYSFMHEGKWLLLRLREGHGPGVSLDPAWRGWTNVVQARPGDDREELRGLSGLLLRPDGHVGWAWA; encoded by the coding sequence ATGAAGGATGTCATCGAGGTCGCCGTCGTGGGCGGTGGACCGACCGGATTGATGCTTGCCTGTGAATTGGCCCTGGCGGGCATTGCCGTGAGGGTATTCGAGCGCAGGGATGAGCCAGTCCAGCAATCGCGCGCCTTGACGCTCCATCCGCGCTCACTCGAGGTGCTGGCGCTGCGCGGATGGGAGGGGCCCTTCCTGGAGCGCGGCAGGCCCCTGCCGACGGGCCACTTCGGCATGCTCGACACGCGGCTCGACTTCTCCGTGCTCGACACTGCCTTCAAGTTCACGCTGTTCATCTCCCAGGCCGTCACCGAGACGCTGCTCGAGGAGCGCGCCCGTGTACTCGGGGTGGACCTCCGGCGTGGATACGAGGTGCGGGAGTTGCGGCAGGATGACGAAGGTGTAGACCTCGCCGGCTCGGCCTCGGGTCAGGCCTTCCGCTGCCGCGCGCGTTATGTGGTGGGCGCGGATGGGGCACGCAGCCTCGTCCGGCAGCTCGCGGGAATCGGCTTCGTGGGAACGGACACCTCGGTCACCGCCATGCTGGGCGACGTGGTCCTCTCCGAACCCCCCTCGAGGCCTGCCTTCTCCACCATCAACACCCGGGGCGGCATCATGATCGTCCCGCTCGGCTCCGGCATCCACCGGGTCATCCTCTTCGACCCCGAACGCATGCAGGTGCCGGTCAAGGAGAGCGTCACTCTCGACGAGCTGAGGCGGAGCGTCACGAGGATTTGTGGCACCGACCTCGGGATGAGGGACCCCCAGTGGCTGTCTCGCTTTGGCAACGAGACGCGGATCGCCGAAACCTACAAGGCCGGTCGCGTGCTGCTCGCTGGCGATGCCGCGCATATCCACTTTCCCGCGGGAGGGCAGGGCCTCAATGTGGGTTTGCAAGACGCCATGAATCTCGGCTGGAAGCTCGCCGGAGTGCTGCGAGACCGGGCTCCGCTTTCGCTGCTCGAGAGCTACCACCGGGAGCGCTACCCGGTGGGCCATGCGCTCACGCGCAACACGGAGGCACAGACCGCCCTCATGGCCTGCTCACCGTCCGTCCTGGCCTTGCGCGACCTGCTGTCGGGCTTCTTGAAGGATCCGGCCCTGAATCGCTCCCTGGCGGAGCGTCTGGGTGCCATGGACGTGGTCTATCCGGACCTGGAGGTGCCCGCTCCCCGGTTCGAGGGTGGACTCGTGACGGCCTTGACCGGCAAGAGGCTCCCCGACCTGGAGCTGAAGCCACTCGATGGGGCCGCGAGGAGGCTCTACTCCTTCATGCATGAGGGAAAGTGGCTGTTGCTGCGGCTCCGGGAGGGCCACGGACCCGGCGTTTCGTTGGACCCGGCGTGGAGGGGCTGGACGAACGTCGTTCAGGCCCGTCCAGGCGATGACCGCGAAGAGCTCCGTGGGCTGAGCGGACTGCTGCTCCGCCCGGATGGGCACGTGGGTTGGGCCTGGGCCTGA
- a CDS encoding response regulator transcription factor, translating to MNSPAPAILLVEDDLNLRLALRDNLENQGGYGVEEATTVAEARAHLARRAFQLILLDVMLPDGDGYTLCRTLRQEGVTTPVLMLTARTLEDDVVRGFEAGAQDYLGKPYRLRELLARVGALVRRGGGVPVQMLRFAGYRMDLDRRKVETPDGKTVELTRTEFDLLAFFVRERERVLRRDEILDAVWGRDVVVDPHTVDNFVSSLKRKLGWNSASRFALQTVRGVGYRMEIEGS from the coding sequence ATGAACTCCCCTGCTCCCGCCATCCTGCTGGTGGAGGACGATCTCAACCTGCGGCTCGCGCTGCGCGACAACCTGGAGAACCAGGGGGGCTACGGCGTGGAGGAGGCCACCACGGTGGCCGAGGCCCGCGCACACCTGGCCCGGCGTGCCTTCCAGCTCATCCTGCTGGACGTGATGCTGCCGGATGGGGACGGCTACACGCTGTGCCGGACGTTGCGCCAGGAAGGGGTGACGACGCCGGTGCTGATGCTCACGGCGCGGACGCTCGAGGACGACGTGGTGCGAGGCTTCGAGGCGGGAGCGCAGGACTACCTGGGCAAGCCCTACCGCCTGCGCGAGCTGCTGGCGCGGGTGGGCGCACTGGTGCGGCGAGGCGGTGGAGTACCGGTGCAGATGCTGCGCTTCGCGGGCTACCGGATGGACCTGGACCGGCGCAAGGTAGAGACGCCTGACGGGAAGACGGTGGAGCTGACGCGCACCGAGTTCGACCTGCTGGCCTTCTTCGTGCGCGAGCGCGAGCGCGTGCTGCGCCGGGATGAAATCCTCGACGCGGTGTGGGGGCGGGACGTGGTGGTGGACCCGCACACGGTGGACAACTTCGTCTCCAGCCTCAAACGCAAGCTGGGGTGGAACAGCGCCTCACGGTTCGCCCTCCAGACGGTACGCGGCGTGGGCTACCGCATGGAGATCGAGGGCTCGTGA
- a CDS encoding ABC transporter ATP-binding protein, with translation MAQQKALLQLEGITKVFETEEVETHALSDVHFAVRPGEWVSIVGPSGSGKTTLLALLGLLDTASKGTYLLDGRSVLDLSPAERALVRNQHIGFIFQSFNLIGDLSVYENVELPLTYRGMPAEERRQRVERALERVGMGHRARHMPGQLSGGQQQRVAVARAVAGDPLILLADEPTGNLDSKNGEQVMQLLSELHKGGATLIMVTHDPNQARLGTRMVSLFDGRVVQDERLR, from the coding sequence ATGGCACAGCAGAAGGCCCTCCTGCAGCTCGAGGGCATCACGAAGGTCTTCGAGACGGAGGAGGTGGAGACGCACGCGCTCTCCGACGTCCACTTCGCGGTGCGGCCCGGCGAGTGGGTCTCCATCGTGGGGCCCTCGGGCTCGGGGAAGACGACGCTGCTGGCGCTGCTGGGCCTGCTGGACACGGCCTCCAAGGGCACCTACCTGCTGGATGGCCGGTCGGTGTTGGACCTGTCCCCGGCGGAGCGGGCGCTGGTGCGCAACCAGCACATCGGCTTCATCTTCCAGAGCTTCAACCTCATTGGCGATCTGTCCGTCTACGAGAACGTGGAGCTGCCGCTCACCTACCGGGGCATGCCCGCGGAGGAGCGCCGCCAGCGGGTGGAGCGGGCGCTGGAGCGGGTGGGCATGGGCCACCGGGCGCGGCACATGCCGGGGCAGCTCTCCGGTGGTCAGCAGCAGCGCGTGGCCGTGGCGCGCGCCGTGGCGGGAGATCCGCTCATCCTCCTGGCCGACGAGCCCACCGGTAACCTCGACTCGAAGAATGGCGAGCAGGTGATGCAGCTGCTGTCCGAGCTCCACAAGGGCGGCGCCACCCTCATCATGGTGACGCACGATCCGAACCAGGCGCGGCTCGGCACGCGCATGGTGAGCCTCTTCGACGGCCGTGTCGTGCAGGACGAGCGCCTCCGCTGA